From the Wolbachia endosymbiont of Encarsia formosa genome, the window TTACATCAGCACCTCTATTTAATAGAGCATCTACTATCTCTACATTGTTATTTTCAGCTGCAACATGTAGTGGGGTATTTCTAATTCCATCTCCTGCATTCACATAAGCATCATTTTCTATTAAAACTTCTACTATCCTAGTATTGCCACAAGCAGCTGCCGTATGCAGAGGAGTATTCGTGTTTTCATCTATTATGTTTGGAACAACAAAGTTTTTTATTATGTAAGACACTGCTACTATATTGCAAAGTTTAATAGCAATAAATAAAGAACTGCAGGCTAATTTCTTCAAGCCATGTGCCCTAGCTAATCCTAAAATAGTGGATATTTGGGACACATTGCCTCTTCGGATCGCCCAACTAATTGGTGTATGATGAAGTATTTTACCATTTTGAAGTTCTAGAGTATGGCTGGTAGAGTTGAGAACTTTTTCTAGTTCACCCTTATTTTTAGCTAATTTATGAATACAGCTAATGACTTCTTTAGCATCAAGCTCAAGAGCGATACCTAGTAATGTCATAGTTAATTTATTTGACCAATATAACTGATTTTTCCATGGTGAGTATTAAAATGTTTTATACCATTAATCTTAGCTGATTTTAAAACACTTAGAAGGAACTCCTTCCTATTATCAGGAATGTGATCTTGTAATAGTTTATTCGATTTGGTAGCACTTTGCTGCTTTTCCTCAATACTGGTAGTCGGTATATCATCTGCTTTACTTGGAGAGTATTCCTCTATCCCTTGATAATTCTTGATATCAAAACCTTTCTGTTCCCACTTTTGATATGTAGGTTTATTTTGTAATCTTGCCATTGCTTGTACGGACATATTACCTGCAACTTAGGTAATTTCAATTTCCTCATCATCTAGCACTTTTTTTGCCTGATCAAGGCCAACAATCTCTGCTGCTTGAGAAGAAGTTTTTAGCTTTTTAGAACTTGTATCTTCCATTCTATCTTCTTCAGAATCAGTTTTAGTTCTTTTTGGTTGAGTCGATGATTGTTCAACTGAAGCTTGTAAGTTTTTATGATTTATTATCGGATTAAAATGTGCACTACCTGCATTGATTATGTGTACGGTATTCTGCTCATTATAATTTATATTATCTATAGACTTAGAAGTTTCACTGCTTATTAACTGATCTAGCCATACTTCTCTTTCTTCAACAATATGTTTTTCAAGAATATGTAACTGTACACCATATACTTTACAAATTATTCTCCCTTCAATATCACCTCTACCCCATATTGGTGAAACCATACCCAAGGCATTTTGCTCAGGCTTTTGCTCAACATCACCTGCAGTAAATTCAATACGTGTAATATATTCATTAATGTGTTGATTTTCACCTTTTAAAGCCTCTTTAAGCCATGAGGTGATCATCTTCTAGTTGACTTTCTGCGAATTTCTTACAAATTTCTCTCAAAGATTTAACAGTAAAGACTATTTCAGGTTTCAATTGTCTTAGTCCTTGTGCAACTGAGTCGAAGAAACAATCTCCGCCATCCAATGCTTTTCCTACCTTAAAATTCTCTGGTAACTCTGGCTGCTTTAAATATTGTACCCCTTCTAATTTTTCCGAATTAGCTTTCTTTTTTGAATTTTCCATTCCAACCTCAATCCTATATTATAACAAACAGATTGATAATTATCAATAATTTTGATGCATATTATAGTATTTTACTTAGGCTATTTTGAGTGAATCATTATTAATTTAACGGTATATCTAATTAAGAAATAAAAAGTATAGTCACTTTCAGCAACCAAAACCAAGGACGGTGAGAAGTGTTTTTCTTGGAATCAATTGGTCTACCATGTGTACCATACGAACTTTTTTATATGGTAATTTCACTGTGCGCTAAAACCAGCTATATTGGCTTACTTTTGCTAAATTTATATACGAACTGTTTTGCCCAACTTTGTTGCAATAATTTAAATCTTCTATTTTTACAATCCTATTTTTACGCTGCTCGTTCTCAAAAATATACGATCTTTTTTGAAAGAGTAAATAATTGAATTCTTTATAACACTAACTAGCATGTACTTTTACTAAAGTATTCTTTGAAAAAGTTAGTTGACTTATAAATAAGTCTCTACTAATACTGGCATGTCTTTGTTTATTCTGCTGAAGTGGCTCCGCAGGTTACTGTATAAGCTTCAGCAGTTTTTGCACTCCTTTAAAGCATAATCCATCATGCTCTGATAATAGTGATATCAAATATAGGTCTTAACTATGTTAATCTATAGTAAAGTTAGCTCAAATTTGGAGTCATAAGCAACTTTTAACCTATCTGCATACTCCATTGTTACTCACCATAAAAACTTAACAAAAGCTTAATTATATGAGTAGTAAAAAGATTATGGTTATTGACTTAATGTTATATATCGCGTATAATGTACTATTTATATTATATTATATTATATTATAGGGGTAAGTATGGGTGAGTCTACTGGGATGATAAAATCTATCATCAATCAGCTAAAACCAAAATCCAAAACAGAACTATCTGATTTTGAATATGAATCCATTATAGAACATCTATCATCTAAAGAACATTTATTAAATGAGATGATGAATGATATGTGGTACTCAGGAGATTTACCATCAGTTAGAAACTATAATGAACCATTATCTTTGATAGATAGCAAACTTGGATTAAGTGAACAGGTTTGTGTTTGGTTTGCTCTAGATTATGACCTTACACCAAGTCAAAAAAATTTAAACAAAAAGTTACTTAGTGCTCTAAAATGTTTAGCTTCTAACTGTGGTTCATTTGATAATACTGAGCCCCTTGAAGAATTTTTACATGATAATAAAAACAATAAAGATTTAAAAGTAATTCTTAATCTCAGAAGAGGAGAATCTCAATCAACAGTATTGCATGCAATTGCAGGAGCAAATATTTCTGGATTTCGTCGTACAGGAAATCAGGCTATAGATTTACTTTTAGGTGCAGGTGCAGATCCTAATATACAAGATAACAAAGGAAAAACACCATTATACATTGCTGCTGCCATAGGTCATTACGATAATGCAAAATCTCTTCTCTTAAAACTGGCTAACCCTAATATAACAAGTAGAAAGGGCAAAACTCCACAACAAATAGCAACTAATAAACTCTTCTATAATATAGAAGAATTATTCTTAACTGATAAACAGAAAAAGATGAATAAGGAATTGTATGACTTACTTGTGTGTGATTCAGACTGCACTAAAAATTTAAAGGAGTTTTTAAGTAAGCATAAAAGAGACTCAGACCTAAAAGTGGTGCTAAATATTCGGCAAGGAATGGGTGAATCAAAAGTGTTTTCGTATGTTGATCGTTTTGCTTGGGATAATGAATATCTTGCTCAAGAGTTAAGAAAAATATTTCTAAAAGCAGGAGCATTAGATTATGATAAAAATATTATTTATCGTCAGCAAAAGAAAGGACAGGTCAGCAAATTACTCGTTAATTTAACCTCAAATCAAAAGGAAAAGTTAAATGAGTTTTATTATAAGGTGTTTCAGGCTCAAAACATGGCTGAACTTGAAGAGATTGTAAACGATGCTATAAAGTCTGGTGTACGATTAAACTATTCTCTTTCACAAGATTTCTTTTTAGGTAATGAGTACACTTTTACCGATTATGTGATGAAAAAAATCAGTGAGTTGGAAAAAAATCCTAAAGTTGCTAGTAATATAATATGTCAATTGGTATCAAAAGGGGCGGTGTTTGGTAATACAGTTGATGCTAACACACTGACATCAGAATTTAAAGAGCATAAAACTAACCTAAAAAAAGCTTATAGAGATTATATTAGCAATGCTCATAAGTTTATTGAAATCGCAAAAAGTGCAACCAATAGCGAGCTAAAAGATGCAAGAGTAGACAACTCCGTTTTTTACTTAGAATATTCTAAAGATAGTAAAATAGACATTATAAAGATAACAGATGGGGCAAGGGATTTAGGTCTAATAGATGGAGATGTAAAGTGTGGAAGAAATATAGTAAAGATCGGTAATAGTGAAGTAGAAGTTAAAACTGAAGATGGAATAAGGAATTACACAGATCTTACAGAAGGCAGCGATGTAATATTAACTTTCTATACTAGTTTGGGAAATGTAGACGTTAGGATGTATCCTGACATACAGAATAAAAGCAAAATTATAGTAGAAGTGAGTAATAGAGAGGAAATATTAGAAAAATTAAAAGGTCGCGAACAAGAGTTAGGCAATGATTGCGCGCTTGGCAACTACTGGGTCTACGATGCTATTGAACAGGGATATTTTGAAAGATCTGGTGGATTAATGCGTCCTGAAGTTATAAGTGAATCCAATAAGCAGAAGGATTCATGGGTAGAACGTATAGATAAGGATTCAAGAAGAGGTCCTGATTTTCGGGATAGGTAGATCATAAAAGTTAAAGATTATTATTTAAATACAAACTACTATAATTTATATATTAAGGAATTCGTACCAATGTCTATGATCTTTTAAGAATATTCTTTTATATTGTTTTTTAGCTAGCTACAAAATGAGGATATGGAACATAAAATTGGCTGAGCTGCCTTTTATAGCTCTTTACAGACCGTGATATGCTACTGTCCTGCTATAGCCATCAATACGTATCTTATCGAATTCGGATTATTATAAGAAAGGCTATACAGAATTTCTCTCCAGATCTACCATTAAAATATTCAGCTAAAATTGGATACATTTTCTATCACTGTTGTGTCCGATATGCTAAAATCTTCATCATTTATATTGATATTTTCGCATAATTGATTCTGTAACATTGACTTACTTTTCTATATCAATCTCAATATCTCTTGGCATTGCCCTTTGTAGCGGCTCCTTCTGGCACATACTCTTCTGTTACTTTTATAAATTAAAACCGTATAATTTTTACATCTGCTCACTCCACAGCATTGGTATTTCTCTTAAATCAACTAACTTCAAACCTCTTGGCTTCCTCCCATTTACTACATCTTCTTTAATCTTCGGAGCTAAATAATTCAACCTCAAAATCTGCTGTACTCTTCTCATACTTATCTTAATTTTAACGCTCATTTCCTTTACACTTGCATATTTTCCTTCCTCTAGCTGACGTTTCCAGGAATGGGCTCTTACCACTGCTTTCAGTAGCGCATTATTTGTCTTACCTTCTGGCTCTACTACTGTACATTTGTTTCCTTTCTTTTTTATTGGTATAAATTCTACCTTATCCTCTGAGCTCACCTCTATTCCGTCCTCTCTCACCATTACTCCCTTTATTAACTTTTTCACTACTTCTTTCTGTTTTCCAAAACTTAAATTTTCCCATTCTTCCGCTTTTTCTCCCCATTTTTCATATAGCTGTTCAGCTTTCTTCATCACTTCTTTTTCCACTTCTCCGGCTATTACATTTCGGCTTCCTGATTCACAACCCTTTCCCCTTAAATGGTTATTACATATATAATATCGGTACCTTTTATTCTCTTTTTTTGAGTATGTCAGAGTCATATTTACATTACAGATCTTGCACTTAATTATTCCCCTAAGTAGCGCTTCCTCATATTTTGCTTTTCTATATGGCTGATTCTTTATCAATTCCTGCGCTTTTTGCCATTTTTCTTCTTCTATTATTGCTTCATGTTTTCCTTCATACTCTTTCTCATAATGCTTGATTTTTCCCATATATATTGGATTTGTTATTATTCTTCTCACCGTTGCCTTTTTAAAGATATCAAACCTTGCTTTCGTCCGTTACCCTTGGCTGTTTAACTCCCTTGCCAACTCTGCCATTGACTTCAGCTCCAAATATCTTTCAAACACATGCTTTACCGTCTTTGCTTCTTTTTCATTTATTATTAATTCCTTATCTTTTACATCATACCCTAGCGGCAAAGTTCCTCCCATCCATAGTCCGTGCTCTTTTGATGTTGCTATTTTATTTTTTACTCTCTCTACTATCATCTCTCTTTCTAGTTGTGCTGCACCTGATAACACTGTTTGTACAAACTTTCCCATTGGCGTATTATTGTCAAATATTTGTGTTACTGCTACAAAATTTACTCGATGCCTTCTAAAAAATGATGTTACTTCAATGCTGTCTTTTGTTTCTCTTGAGAGCCTATCGAGCGTATATACCACTACACAGTCTATCTCTCCTCCTTTAACATCTTCAAATAATTCCTTTATCGCTGGTCTTTCTAAATTTTTTCCTGAATAGCCTCCATCATCGTACCTTTTTACCAATGCTACCCAGCCTTCTTTGCTCTTTATATATTTCTCACATGCTACTCTCTGCGCATCTAAACTGTTAAACTTTTGTTCTAGACCGTCTTCATTTGACTTTCTCGTATATATTCCACATCTTATCCCTTTACACATTTTCCCTTCCCTTTTGATCACGTAAACCGAATAGGAGCGGCCCATTGTAACTCATTCCCATTATTCTCCCGGCTACTGCTGATAATGACGTAAAAAACTCTTCTCGGTAGATTAAACCCTTATCTGTTACCATCACCGCATGAGTCTCTTCCCCTCTCTCTAGTATTAATTCTTTCCCTTCTACTGGTAATTTATCGCTACTTATTCTTTTTCCCTTCTCTAGCCGATCTGCTAAATAATCTAGTCTTTTGGCACCTTTTCTTGACATTTCTCCATACGCTTCCTCCTGTATTCTATATGCTAGCCTCGGTATCAGATATTTCTTTTAGTATCTAGGCGCTTCTTCTCCATACACCTTCTTCCATATTTTTCTCAGCTCACCCAAAGGTTTTCTCCCTAAATTCATTACTTTCTTTTCTATTTCTTCCTCCATGTTTTCAGCCTCTCATAAATAACTTTTCAATTCTGTCCATTTCTTTTTTCAATACTTCAGTTACTTCTTTACTATTTTTTGCATAATCTATTGCTGTCATCCCACATTCATCCTCTTGTTCTATTTCTGCTCCTGCTTCCACTAACTCTTTTACTACTTCCACTTTCTCCACCATACATGCAAGGTGCAATGGCGTACATTTATTGCCATACTCTTCAGCATTTGCATTTGCTCCTGACTTTATCAATTCTCTCACGGTTTCTAGATGTTTCTCCGTTACCGCTAGGTGCAGTGCTGTGTATCCTCCTACATCTGCTGCATTCACATTCACTCCTTTTTCGACTAATAACTTCACTGTTTTTGCTTCTACTGCATAATGCAGAGCTGTTCTTTCATTCTCGTCTCTTGCATAAATATTTTTATATGAGTTCTCTAATAATTCTTTTGCTGATTTATTAAATTTGCCAAGCTTTAACATAATCCACCTCACCTTTTCTTTAAATTTAAATCCCTCTTTTCGCTACCTCATCTATCATTTCGTTCACTTGGCTCATTATCTTGCTTGCTAAATTTTGACATTCTTTCTTTATTAGCGATTTGTCTCTCTTCCTTATTTCTCCTATCTCTATTATTTTTAGCTCCGGCATGTAGCTTCCATTCAACATGTCTGCTATTTCTCCCACTAGTCCCTCTATTCCATAACACGTCAGTTCTCTACTTTTTGTTATTCCACCTTTTTCTCTTAAAAATTTACTTGCCTTTTCACTCTCTTCTCTATCACACAGAGAATACTTTTCACTTTCCCAGATATAGTACATTGGTGTTGCACCATACTTATTCAGTTGATTAACTTCAGCTCCAGCCTTTACTAGCTCTTTTATTATTTCAACTCCTGCTCCTCCTATTTTGCACGCAGAGTGGAGTGGCGTACATCCAGTGACATATTGAGTGGCATTTACTTCTGCTCCTTCCCTTAGCAGCACTTTTACATTTTCTAAGCTTTTCGCAAATACTGCACAGTGTAGTGTTGTATAACCATTTTTATCTCTTGCATTTACCTCTGCCCCTTTTTTTATTAATAACTTCACTGTTTTGTAATTGGAGATTTCTACTGCTTGATGCAAGATCGTCTCTCCTTCTTCATTTATTTTATTAATGTTTTTACTTGATACTTCTTTAAAAAACTTACTAAAAGATTCTTTGCTAAACTTCATACTTACCTCACAAAATTAGCTTTTCTAGCGTTAGATAAATTTCTTATATTTACCTGCTGCTATTCAGGTCATGTGCTTTTTAGCATGAGAAAGCAAGTCATTTTCTTTTTATTTCATACACTTTAAACTATTATTAATATAATATATGAGGATCTAAATATAAGTACTTAACTTATTACACATATTGCTTGACTATTTTTCCAACTTCTGTGCAAATGTCGATGTTCGTGCCACTTTAGTACTCCCGGGTAAAATACTAAAATGTAATTTTCTAATTCGTGTATTGAGTCTTTTTGCTCTAAATCGTTTTCATACCTAATATTGTATTCTGCTATAACGTATCCTACTATTTTTTGGTCAATGAAGTTCTTTGTTTGATAAAAATGAGTAACGCCAAATCTTTCTAAAATTGGATTGTATTTTAAATTCCAATATTGCCCTGAAAGTTTATCGCTTCCCAATACAAATTTATTTCCTCTTTCCTCTAAACTACCAACTGGAAAACATGCGTTTATTTCTCCTAAATTCCAGCTATATGATAATACTATCTGCGCTTTAGCAAACTTAATCTCAGGTAATAAGCTCTGTAGTAAAGGGTATAGCGTTTTTAAATTATTCCACTGATTACTTCTTTTATAAATACCGTTATAATTCTTTGTGTGAGGCTCGGTTTCTCCAAGTACTGCTACATCTAATCGATATACATCATTACTAAATGCTTGCTCATAATGCTCCCTTAAATAGTTGTCTACAATCTCTACTAACAGACATCTAAAACTGAAAAAATTTATTCTTCCAAACGATAACACTGGCCCATTTTTTTCAACTTTTATACCAGAGTAGTCTGATAACAAACTTCCAAAAAAGCTTTCATCTAAAATAAACCTATCAACGTTGTAATAATCGTTAAAAATCCTCATTAGCCGCGATCTTGCTGGTAACGATAGTTTTGCAAGTTCTACTACTGCATCCACAAAAAAGTCATTTGGAACATCTTTTATTCCTATTTGCAACTCGAAAAAATGTTTACCAGGTGGCTCCTCAATAATTGTAATATCTTCTATATTTGCCCATTTGAGCGCTATTTTAAGTGATGCAGGTGTTCCTCTCAGTCTTTGAAATTTTACTCCTTCTACTACTGCTTTTCTTCTATCTTTTACCCAACGCAGTATTCCTTCTAAGCCATATTCTTCTATTATCCACGGCAATGTTTCTTCTTTAAGACTAAACTTATATCCTTTTTGGATATCAACCTTATAATCTGTTGCATCTACTAGCGCTTTTTCCTGTTTTGTTGCATTTGGTGGCAATAACATTAATTCAACTCAATCTCTAAGTTTCTTAAAGTAGCACACTCATTACCTAGCACCACAATATCCTCTTTTGGCTCTATTAATTCCACATTTTCTACAACATCTACAAATAGGTTTGCTATTATCCACGATCTTGTTACACTCCACCCTAATCTTTTTGCTAATTCAAACTTCTTAATAAACTGCTTCTTGATTTCCTCCTTCGATATTATAGGACTTATGCTCATTCTGCTGTGAATATCTATTTCCGTAATATTGCAACCAATTACTGTTACTGTATCTGTTAAAACTCTTATATCATCTCTAGTAACCTGCTTTTTTACAATTTCAAGTAACTCTTCTGACGCTGTGGATAACTCGGTGGATAAAATCGAAATCTCTACACTACCTGGCACTTTTGATTCAACCAGCGCATCCTTTACTCTTCTATCTGCTGACAGTGCATGATAACGATAATTTCCTCCTGTACTCCAGCCTTTTATTTTTGCTTTTACCCTCTTTCTAAAT encodes:
- a CDS encoding ankyrin repeat domain-containing protein: MLKLGKFNKSAKELLENSYKNIYARDENERTALHYAVEAKTVKLLVEKGVNVNAADVGGYTALHLAVTEKHLETVRELIKSGANANAEEYGNKCTPLHLACMVEKVEVVKELVEAGAEIEQEDECGMTAIDYAKNSKEVTEVLKKEMDRIEKLFMRG
- a CDS encoding baseplate J/gp47 family protein; the encoded protein is MQTSNIIEKLSYEEIFSRMKEELVRRDKTFSGLVESDPAMKVLEVSAWRELLLRQRINEAVNGNLLKFATGEDLDNLAEFYGVEREKEEEDERFRKRVKAKIKGWSTGGNYRYHALSADRRVKDALVESKVPGSVEISILSTELSTASEELLEIVKKQVTRDDIRVLTDTVTVIGCNITEIDIHSRMSISPIISKEEIKKQFIKKFELAKRLGWSVTRSWIIANLFVDVVENVELIEPKEDIVVLGNECATLRNLEIELN
- a CDS encoding phage tail protein; this translates as MLLPPNATKQEKALVDATDYKVDIQKGYKFSLKEETLPWIIEEYGLEGILRWVKDRRKAVVEGVKFQRLRGTPASLKIALKWANIEDITIIEEPPGKHFFELQIGIKDVPNDFFVDAVVELAKLSLPARSRLMRIFNDYYNVDRFILDESFFGSLLSDYSGIKVEKNGPVLSFGRINFFSFRCLLVEIVDNYLREHYEQAFSNDVYRLDVAVLGETEPHTKNYNGIYKRSNQWNNLKTLYPLLQSLLPEIKFAKAQIVLSYSWNLGEINACFPVGSLEERGNKFVLGSDKLSGQYWNLKYNPILERFGVTHFYQTKNFIDQKIVGYVIAEYNIRYENDLEQKDSIHELENYILVFYPGVLKWHEHRHLHRSWKNSQAICVIS
- a CDS encoding ankyrin repeat domain-containing protein, producing MKFSKESFSKFFKEVSSKNINKINEEGETILHQAVEISNYKTVKLLIKKGAEVNARDKNGYTTLHCAVFAKSLENVKVLLREGAEVNATQYVTGCTPLHSACKIGGAGVEIIKELVKAGAEVNQLNKYGATPMYYIWESEKYSLCDREESEKASKFLREKGGITKSRELTCYGIEGLVGEIADMLNGSYMPELKIIEIGEIRKRDKSLIKKECQNLASKIMSQVNEMIDEVAKRGI
- a CDS encoding ankyrin repeat domain-containing protein, whose protein sequence is MGESTGMIKSIINQLKPKSKTELSDFEYESIIEHLSSKEHLLNEMMNDMWYSGDLPSVRNYNEPLSLIDSKLGLSEQVCVWFALDYDLTPSQKNLNKKLLSALKCLASNCGSFDNTEPLEEFLHDNKNNKDLKVILNLRRGESQSTVLHAIAGANISGFRRTGNQAIDLLLGAGADPNIQDNKGKTPLYIAAAIGHYDNAKSLLLKLANPNITSRKGKTPQQIATNKLFYNIEELFLTDKQKKMNKELYDLLVCDSDCTKNLKEFLSKHKRDSDLKVVLNIRQGMGESKVFSYVDRFAWDNEYLAQELRKIFLKAGALDYDKNIIYRQQKKGQVSKLLVNLTSNQKEKLNEFYYKVFQAQNMAELEEIVNDAIKSGVRLNYSLSQDFFLGNEYTFTDYVMKKISELEKNPKVASNIICQLVSKGAVFGNTVDANTLTSEFKEHKTNLKKAYRDYISNAHKFIEIAKSATNSELKDARVDNSVFYLEYSKDSKIDIIKITDGARDLGLIDGDVKCGRNIVKIGNSEVEVKTEDGIRNYTDLTEGSDVILTFYTSLGNVDVRMYPDIQNKSKIIVEVSNREEILEKLKGREQELGNDCALGNYWVYDAIEQGYFERSGGLMRPEVISESNKQKDSWVERIDKDSRRGPDFRDR